Proteins encoded in a region of the Triticum dicoccoides isolate Atlit2015 ecotype Zavitan chromosome 3A, WEW_v2.0, whole genome shotgun sequence genome:
- the LOC119271354 gene encoding uncharacterized protein LOC119271354, with the protein MASAAFSIRRYAESMRVEGAAEGRPPLYIEDLPPIKAPRFSWWADELASAVAAAAAAKPPKKRSISDLFDPAPALDVPPGGDSGCKEQTQVDGDEALCTIVRQAKEEKWKRRRLGEEAAATATPENTGGREPEGNFAATKDTLESPNLPDGLDTHRSQKPETSQHHRKETENISEEINDAKKADTQKCIDNNKKCILTYTRRKHGNSKEKEVLELCRKSLNHVNFSEADGVLGSKMHSCELPQQQSLCKLLSDATSSSTSMGEEKCVAIESSTSHMPKEAFTKTNEANKRDDHDDSAELSNKEMSAPLIDLNMAPPECTYLDCTYDSNLEVPNLENTHGETFNSEAELLDRRENWMNLSSNSQKPENQPRAVDMERVRSSRSADTFLHGEANKAYDADVVGPPLSLRELGETSPSTRQTVCLMGKDLEVCMTRGEPFTETAQKHKVNSTGTIQASTYHSSTSQAQFEYMTPHDSSSLFPTAHVSSGDQLSYENRYGDFPNLQTNQPFLLGCPPPPSYGAAFYQLNSPPSRGYFSDPIPGAEPLAAPFLPITGQHGAPSSVCHANLPRQHIVDSTSSSVCVLNSVSYTLSHPGHVIQEVPNNSSSGRGVQERSGLVKLTPGAKHILVPSDSTQGNSVPVHSCLPFGSRSGNAAGSGNKGA; encoded by the exons ATGGCCTCCGCCGCGTTCTCCATCAG GAGGTACGCGGAGAGCATGAGGGTCGAGGGAGCGGCGGAGGGTCGTCCTCCCTTGTACATCGAGGATCTGCCGCCTATCAAGGCGCCGAGGTTCTCGTGGTGGGCGGACGAGCTCGCCTCCGCcgtggctgctgctgctgcggctaaGCCGCCGAAAAAGCGGTCCATCTCTGACCTCTTTGACCCAGCGCCAGCGTTGGACGTGCCTCCCGGCGGTGATAGCGGATGCAAGGAGCAAACGCAGGTGGACGGCGACGAGGCGCTGTGCACCATCGTGAGGCAggcaaaggaggagaagtggaagcgGAGACGgctgggggaggaggcggccgcgactgCAACGCCGGAGAACACCGGAGGGCGAGAGCCTGAGGGGAATTTCGCGGCTACAAAG GACACACTTGAAAGTCCAAACTTGCCTGATGGACTGGATACTCATCGATCACAGAAACCTGAGACTTCACAGCATCACAGAAAAGAGACAGAAAATATATCTGAGGAGATCAATGATGCGAAGAAGGCTGACACACAAAAGTGCATTGATAATAATAAAAAGTGCATTCTAACGTACACAAGGCGCAAACATGGCAATTCGAAGGAGAAGGAGGTACTAGAACTCTGTCGCAAATCACTGAACCATGTCAACTTCTCGGAAGCAGATGGTGTACTTGGCAGTAAGATGCATAGTTGTGAGCTACCTCAACAGCAAAGTCTGTGCAAACTGTTGTCGGATGCTACTTCTTCATCCACATCTATGGGAGAAGAAAAATGTGTAGCTATAGAAAGTAGTACTTCACATATGCCCAAGGAAGCATTCACCAAAACTAATGAAGCAAATAAGCGAGACGATCATGATGACTCTGCTGAGCTTAGTAACAAAGAGATGTCTGCTCCATTGATTGATCTGAATATGGCACCACCGGAATGTACTTATTTGGACTGCACCTATGATTCGAATTTGGAGGTGCCCAATCTTGAAAATACACATGGTGAAACTTTTAATTCAGAGGCTGAATTGCTTGATCGCAGAGAAAACTGGATGAATTTGTCTTCCAATTCACAGAAACCGGAAAACCAGCCACGTGCTGTTGACATGGAAAGAGTAAGGAGTTCAAGATCGGCAGACACATTTTTGCATGGAGAGGCAAACAAAGCTTATGACGCGGATGTTGTTGGTCCACCACTGAGCTTAAGAGAACTCGGTGAGACTAGTCCTTCTACGAGACAGACAGTTTGTTTGATGGGCAAAGATCTCGAAGTTTGCATGACCAGAGGTGAACCGTTTACTGAGACTGCACAGAAACATAAAG TAAATTCTACCGGTACAATTCAAGCTTCAACATATCATTCAAGCACAAGCCAGGCACAGTTTGAATACATGACTCCACATGATTCCAGTAGCCTGTTTCCTACAGCACATGTATCTTCTGGAGATCAACTATCATATGAAAACAGGTATGGTGATTTTCCAAACTTGCAGACCAATCAGCCTTTTCTATTGGGGTGTCCACCTCCTCCCAGTTATGGTGCAGCATTCTATCAGCTGAATTCGCCGCCTTCTCGCGGTTATTTCTCTGATCCTATCCCTGGGGCAGAACCACTGGCAGCACCATTCTTGCCTATAACCGGACAGCATGGGGCACCATCTTCAGTTTGCCATGCCAATTTGCCTCGGCAACATATTGTAGATTCAACAAGCTCGTCTGTTTGCGTTCTTAACTCCGTGAGTTATACACTCAGCCATCCAGGCCATGTAATTCAAGAAGTTCCCAACAATTCATCGAGTGGTCGGGGTGTGCAGGAGAGATCAGGACTGGTGAAGCTCACTCCCGGGGCGAAGCATATACTGGTGCCAAGCGATAGCACGCAGGGCAACTCTGTGCCGGTGCACTCCTGTTTACCCTTTGGAAGTAGGAGCGGAAATGCTGCAGGCTCTGGAAATAAAGGAGCCTGA